From one Aquicella siphonis genomic stretch:
- a CDS encoding AMP-binding protein: protein MKKTSRHDVEKELIAITARLLDESGEPYRREISLDASLQRHLGIDSLGRAELFQRIEKSFDVRLPDRLLAEAETLADIVAGIMESGPALAQPVKKEIVTSHGERPRVDPASAKTLLDVLFLYGERSPDKAHIYFQNEEGSEEVITYGALLQSSLRVAAGLRERGLQTGETVAIMQPTHPRFFYTFFGTLLAGGIPVPIYPPFRMHMLEAYAQTEARILRNAEVRILVTFEQAEKLSLLLKSFVPSLKQVTTVEELIRPDALDHPFNANPANYAFIQYTSGSTADPKGVLLSHDNLLTNIKAYGQAIQVTPDDVAVSWLPLYHDMGLIGMWLGSLYYGVPLILLTPFSFLNHPERWLWAIHYHRGTLSGAPNFAYELCARKIDPALIEGLDLSTWRMAANGAEKVYPKTLEQFARKFAPYGFRRSALLPVYGLAESTVALTIPPVNRDFRLDAIQRKEFEENRRAVPAAAAEGKNVLQFVSCGPPIAGHEIRIVDDANQALPEREVGNLQFRGPSSMQGYYNNPKATEAIYHAGWLDSGDLAYLADGELFITGRRKDLIIKAGRNLYPAEIEELVGVVPGVRQGCVAAFEVSDAQHGTEQLIVVAETREKSKSGRARIRENIKEAVATSLDIVPDHVVLVEPHVVPKTSSGKLQRAACKAYYLEGRLNKSPIPAWLQLVRLGLQAAARKCLSALSVTGKFIYTLYIALIVGITFFPVFCLVKYSSRDTAARVVRVWAKWILRFAFCPVKVDGEEKLERVSPVIYAPNHASYIDSLVMISILPPQTRIVAKKELFHTPLIRTVVQKLDYLGVDRMDFSKGLEDTRRIESVLRAGASILIFPEGTFSYACGLRPFRLGAFKIATETGTPICPVALKGTRFILRDDEKLMCPRAVTVTVCEPVKAKGMEWQDVTHLRNVVRAEISKYCGEPSLDFIAAQAIAPKRTR, encoded by the coding sequence ATGAAAAAAACCTCTCGGCATGACGTTGAAAAGGAATTGATCGCCATCACGGCCCGGCTGCTGGATGAATCTGGCGAACCCTACAGACGGGAAATCAGTCTGGACGCTTCACTGCAGAGACACCTGGGAATCGATAGTCTGGGCCGCGCGGAATTATTCCAGCGCATAGAAAAATCATTTGATGTGAGGCTGCCTGACCGCTTGCTGGCGGAGGCGGAAACATTGGCTGATATTGTTGCCGGCATCATGGAGTCCGGGCCAGCGCTCGCGCAGCCCGTCAAAAAGGAAATTGTGACATCGCACGGGGAGCGTCCCAGGGTGGATCCGGCAAGCGCCAAGACCTTGCTGGATGTTTTGTTCCTGTATGGCGAACGCTCTCCCGACAAGGCGCATATTTATTTCCAGAATGAAGAAGGCAGTGAAGAAGTCATTACTTATGGCGCATTGCTGCAATCCTCACTGCGGGTAGCCGCCGGATTGCGTGAGCGCGGATTGCAGACCGGTGAAACCGTTGCCATCATGCAGCCCACTCACCCGCGGTTTTTTTATACTTTCTTTGGCACCTTGCTCGCGGGTGGGATACCTGTTCCCATTTATCCCCCTTTTCGTATGCACATGCTGGAAGCTTACGCGCAGACTGAAGCGCGTATCCTGCGTAACGCTGAAGTGCGCATACTGGTGACGTTCGAGCAGGCAGAAAAACTCAGCCTGCTGTTGAAATCGTTTGTTCCCAGCTTGAAACAGGTGACCACCGTGGAGGAGTTGATAAGACCTGATGCGCTGGACCATCCCTTCAATGCGAACCCGGCGAACTATGCATTCATTCAGTATACCTCGGGGAGTACAGCGGATCCCAAAGGCGTGCTGTTATCGCATGATAATCTGCTGACTAACATTAAAGCCTACGGCCAGGCCATTCAGGTGACGCCGGATGATGTCGCTGTCAGCTGGCTGCCGCTTTATCATGACATGGGGTTGATAGGCATGTGGCTGGGCAGCTTGTATTATGGCGTGCCGCTGATATTGCTGACGCCTTTTTCATTCCTGAATCATCCCGAGCGTTGGCTGTGGGCCATTCACTATCATCGCGGCACGCTTTCCGGGGCGCCCAACTTTGCCTATGAGTTGTGCGCGCGTAAAATTGATCCTGCGTTGATTGAGGGTCTTGATCTCTCTACCTGGCGGATGGCGGCGAACGGCGCGGAAAAAGTATACCCGAAAACACTGGAGCAATTTGCCAGAAAATTTGCGCCTTATGGCTTCAGGCGCAGTGCCCTTTTACCCGTATACGGATTGGCGGAATCAACAGTCGCGCTGACTATTCCGCCGGTTAATCGGGATTTCAGGCTGGACGCCATTCAGCGCAAGGAATTCGAAGAAAATCGCCGTGCCGTCCCTGCGGCCGCGGCCGAGGGAAAGAATGTTCTCCAGTTTGTGTCCTGCGGCCCGCCAATCGCGGGACATGAAATTCGTATCGTGGATGATGCCAATCAAGCGCTGCCGGAACGGGAAGTGGGAAATCTGCAATTCCGCGGGCCTTCAAGCATGCAAGGCTATTACAACAATCCCAAAGCGACCGAGGCGATTTATCACGCAGGCTGGCTGGACAGCGGAGATCTTGCTTACCTGGCCGATGGCGAGCTTTTTATCACCGGACGGAGAAAGGATTTGATTATCAAGGCGGGCCGCAATCTTTATCCGGCTGAAATCGAAGAGCTGGTCGGTGTTGTGCCAGGCGTGCGCCAGGGCTGCGTGGCGGCATTTGAAGTCTCGGATGCGCAGCATGGAACCGAACAGCTGATCGTGGTGGCCGAGACGCGTGAAAAAAGCAAATCGGGACGAGCCAGGATCAGAGAAAACATCAAGGAAGCCGTCGCGACATCGCTGGATATCGTCCCCGATCACGTGGTTTTGGTCGAGCCGCACGTTGTTCCGAAAACGTCGAGTGGAAAATTGCAGCGCGCGGCGTGCAAGGCTTACTATCTGGAGGGGCGGCTGAACAAGTCACCCATACCCGCCTGGCTGCAATTAGTGAGGCTGGGGCTGCAGGCCGCGGCTCGCAAATGCCTGAGCGCGCTGAGCGTGACGGGGAAATTTATTTATACCCTTTATATCGCGCTGATAGTCGGAATTACCTTTTTCCCGGTGTTTTGTCTCGTTAAATATTCATCGCGCGACACTGCTGCCCGCGTAGTGCGTGTATGGGCAAAGTGGATTTTGAGGTTTGCCTTTTGCCCCGTCAAAGTGGATGGAGAAGAAAAACTGGAAAGGGTTTCGCCCGTCATTTACGCGCCTAACCATGCGAGTTATATCGACTCGCTGGTCATGATATCCATCCTGCCGCCCCAAACACGTATTGTTGCCAAAAAGGAATTGTTCCATACGCCTCTGATCCGTACGGTGGTGCAAAAACTGGATTATCTCGGCGTGGACCGCATGGATTTTTCAAAAGGCCTGGAAGATACAAGGCGCATCGAATCCGTATTAAGAGCGGGCGCCTCCATTCTGATTTTTCCCGAAGGAACATTCAGCTATGCCTGCGGCTTGCGGCCTTTCCGTCTGGGAGCGTTCAAGATCGCCACGGAAACCGGCACCCCTATCTGTCCTGTTGCGCTCAAAGGCACCCGGTTTATCTTACGGGACGATGAAAAGCTGATGTGTCCGCGCGCGGTGACCGTTACGGTTTGTGAGCCTGTCAAGGCCAAAGGAATGGAGTGGCAGGATGTGACTCATCTGCGCAATGTGGTGCGCGCTGAAATTTCGAAATATTGCGGAGAGCCTTCGCTGGATTTTATCGCGGCACAGGCAATTGCTCCAAAACGTACACGATAA
- a CDS encoding nicotinate phosphoribosyltransferase → MTALTHSPLLTDFYQLTMAYGYWKLNMHEQEAAFHLLFRKNPFKGNYALSCGLATVVDFLTNWRFCNDDLAYLGTLKNAFQEPLFTPDFLDYLAQLSFTCDVDAVPEGTVVFANEPLIRVQGPILQCQMIETALLNMINFQTLIATKASRVCRAAQGDNVIEFGMRRAQGPDGALSASRAAYIGGCVATSNTLAGKLYDIPVRGTHAHSWVTAFPTEMDAFHAYTDIMPHNTVLLVDTFNTVEGVKNAIKAGKKLRENGADLLGIRLDSGDLADLSIKARKLLDEAGFENTGIMASNSLDEYVISDLKQQNAQITSWGVGTHLATAYDQPALDGVYKLSALRDKKGAWNYKLKLSEQEVKISNPGRHQIRRFFSADRYVMDVIYDLSLGMADTPEVVLLDQSMQDIRLDDYDGFVDLLEPVLRNGQPVLAQKSIHTLRKHAVDAVQQFHNSHGDAPYSVSLEKKLFELKENLIQEIRE, encoded by the coding sequence GTGACAGCCTTGACCCATTCCCCCTTACTGACAGACTTCTATCAATTAACCATGGCGTATGGTTACTGGAAGCTGAATATGCATGAACAAGAAGCCGCATTTCATCTCTTGTTTCGCAAAAATCCCTTCAAGGGGAATTACGCCCTCAGCTGCGGACTGGCTACTGTCGTTGATTTTCTCACGAATTGGCGATTTTGCAATGATGATCTTGCCTACCTGGGCACGCTGAAAAACGCTTTCCAGGAACCTCTTTTCACGCCGGATTTTTTGGACTATCTGGCACAGCTTTCCTTCACCTGTGATGTGGATGCGGTGCCGGAAGGCACGGTTGTTTTTGCCAATGAACCATTGATACGCGTCCAAGGCCCCATTTTACAATGCCAGATGATTGAAACCGCCTTGCTGAACATGATTAATTTCCAGACCCTGATCGCCACCAAGGCGTCCCGCGTCTGCCGGGCCGCGCAAGGAGATAACGTTATTGAGTTCGGCATGCGCCGAGCCCAGGGCCCAGATGGAGCGCTTTCCGCGAGCCGGGCCGCATACATAGGCGGCTGTGTCGCCACTTCCAACACTCTCGCAGGAAAATTATACGACATCCCCGTTCGTGGAACACATGCTCACAGTTGGGTCACTGCGTTCCCGACCGAAATGGATGCGTTTCATGCCTACACGGATATCATGCCGCATAACACAGTCTTGCTGGTCGATACTTTTAATACCGTGGAAGGCGTCAAGAACGCTATAAAGGCAGGCAAGAAGTTGCGCGAAAACGGGGCTGACTTGTTGGGCATTCGCCTGGACTCGGGCGACCTTGCGGACCTCAGCATCAAGGCCAGAAAACTGCTGGATGAAGCCGGATTTGAAAATACCGGCATCATGGCCAGCAATTCGCTGGATGAATATGTCATCAGCGATCTCAAGCAGCAAAATGCGCAAATAACTTCCTGGGGCGTAGGAACGCACCTCGCCACCGCTTATGATCAGCCGGCATTGGATGGTGTTTACAAGCTATCGGCGCTGCGCGACAAAAAAGGCGCGTGGAATTACAAACTCAAGCTGTCTGAACAGGAAGTCAAAATCTCCAATCCCGGACGGCATCAAATCCGGCGCTTTTTTTCCGCCGATCGATATGTCATGGATGTGATTTACGATCTCAGCCTGGGAATGGCAGACACACCTGAAGTGGTATTGCTGGATCAATCCATGCAGGATATCCGCCTTGATGATTACGATGGATTCGTTGATCTGCTGGAACCAGTCTTGCGTAACGGCCAGCCTGTTCTCGCGCAGAAAAGCATACACACGCTGCGCAAACATGCGGTGGACGCAGTTCAGCAATTTCACAACTCACACGGGGACGCGCCGTATTCCGTGAGCCTTGAAAAGAAGTTATTCGAACTGAAGGAAAATCTGATCCAAGAAATAAGAGAGTAG
- the rsmA gene encoding 16S rRNA (adenine(1518)-N(6)/adenine(1519)-N(6))-dimethyltransferase RsmA, whose amino-acid sequence MHIPRKRFGQHFLRDEAVIRRIVAALDAKPGQHLVEIGSGQGALTLPVLKQVHHLEAIELDRELIPLLSERCERAGNLILHEADVLDFDFAGIRTDDRFLRIFGNLPYNISTPLIFHLIAFADIIEDMLFMLQKEVAERLAAGADTEHYGRLSVMVQYHCQAELLFDVPRRAFHPPPQVESTIVRLVPHEHYPCKASDERLFATVVKQAFGQRRKTLRNSLKEVVDDEIWESLSIRSDLRAEKLTVREFVDISNAVTDALNRRA is encoded by the coding sequence GTGCATATTCCGCGTAAACGCTTCGGACAGCATTTCTTGCGTGATGAGGCTGTCATTCGCCGCATCGTGGCCGCGCTTGATGCCAAACCTGGCCAGCATCTGGTTGAGATTGGTTCCGGACAGGGAGCGCTTACGCTTCCTGTTCTTAAACAGGTTCATCATCTGGAAGCGATCGAGCTGGACCGGGAGCTTATTCCTCTCTTGTCCGAGCGCTGCGAACGCGCCGGCAATCTGATACTCCATGAGGCGGATGTCCTGGATTTTGATTTCGCCGGCATCAGGACTGATGACCGCTTTCTGAGAATATTCGGAAATTTGCCTTACAATATCTCTACCCCGTTGATTTTCCACCTCATAGCGTTTGCAGACATCATCGAAGACATGTTGTTCATGCTGCAAAAGGAGGTTGCCGAACGTCTGGCCGCAGGCGCGGACACGGAACATTATGGACGGTTGAGTGTCATGGTGCAGTATCATTGTCAGGCCGAGCTGTTATTTGACGTGCCGCGGCGGGCGTTTCATCCGCCGCCGCAAGTCGAGTCCACTATTGTCCGGCTTGTCCCTCATGAACATTATCCTTGCAAGGCAAGCGATGAGAGACTGTTTGCGACAGTAGTTAAGCAGGCGTTTGGGCAGCGGCGAAAAACCTTGCGCAACAGCCTGAAAGAAGTGGTGGATGATGAAATCTGGGAGAGCCTTTCCATACGATCAGATTTGCGCGCAGAAAAACTGACCGTCAGGGAATTTGTTGACATCAGTAATGCGGTGACGGACGCGCTTAACAGGCGTGCATGA
- the pepP gene encoding Xaa-Pro aminopeptidase, with amino-acid sequence MIKMSEYAKRRKELMRTIGQNGIVILPSAPEVFRNGDATYAYRQNSDFYYLTGFEEPDAVLVLAPKRKEGEYILFNRIRDRDREIWDGPRAGQEGAVKEYLADQAFPYSELALMLPDLMAGRESIHYPLGVNREFDKLLMQCVNKVRSKVRGGLQPPAAFVDIAPSLHEMRLFKSAAEIEIMQKAVDITEKAHVRAMRFCRPGVYEYELEAELLYEFQRNGARFPAYNSIVGAGRNSCILHYINNNQKIADGDLVLIDAGAEYQNYAADITRTFPANGRFTGEQRAIYDLVLSSQLAAIKSIKPGASWTTAQNIIVKILTQGLVDLGILKGNVDNLIERQAYLPFYMHRSGHWLGLDVHDVGMYRVETKWRALQPGMVFTVEPGIYISSDIPGVHKRWHHIGVRIEDNVLVTDKGRDVLSHKIPKTVVEIEAVMAK; translated from the coding sequence ATGATTAAAATGTCTGAATACGCAAAACGCCGTAAAGAGTTAATGCGGACAATAGGCCAGAATGGAATAGTCATACTCCCCTCCGCTCCAGAAGTCTTTCGCAACGGCGATGCCACCTATGCCTATAGGCAAAACAGTGATTTTTATTACCTGACCGGGTTTGAAGAGCCGGATGCGGTGTTGGTTCTCGCTCCCAAAAGAAAAGAAGGCGAATACATCTTGTTTAACCGTATTCGTGACCGCGACCGTGAAATATGGGATGGTCCGCGCGCGGGCCAGGAAGGCGCGGTGAAGGAATATCTTGCAGACCAGGCTTTTCCTTACAGTGAGCTTGCATTAATGCTTCCGGACTTGATGGCGGGCCGTGAATCCATACATTACCCGCTGGGCGTTAACCGGGAGTTTGATAAACTGCTGATGCAGTGCGTGAATAAAGTGCGCTCCAAGGTTAGAGGCGGTCTGCAGCCTCCGGCTGCTTTTGTGGATATTGCTCCTTCATTGCATGAAATGCGGTTGTTCAAAAGCGCCGCTGAAATTGAAATCATGCAAAAGGCCGTGGATATTACCGAGAAAGCGCATGTGCGCGCCATGCGGTTCTGCCGGCCGGGCGTGTATGAGTACGAACTGGAAGCAGAACTGCTTTATGAGTTTCAGCGCAACGGGGCCCGTTTCCCTGCTTATAACTCCATCGTCGGCGCGGGGCGCAACAGCTGCATTTTGCACTATATCAACAATAACCAGAAAATCGCCGATGGCGACCTGGTTTTGATTGACGCCGGAGCGGAATATCAGAATTACGCGGCCGATATCACCCGGACTTTCCCGGCCAACGGCCGGTTCACCGGAGAGCAGCGCGCGATATATGACCTTGTTTTGTCTTCCCAGTTGGCTGCAATCAAATCCATCAAGCCGGGCGCATCCTGGACAACGGCACAAAACATCATTGTGAAAATTCTCACGCAAGGGCTGGTTGATCTGGGCATATTAAAAGGGAATGTGGATAACCTGATCGAAAGACAGGCTTACCTTCCTTTCTATATGCACCGGTCTGGCCACTGGCTGGGTCTGGATGTGCATGATGTGGGAATGTATCGCGTTGAAACCAAGTGGCGGGCCTTGCAGCCCGGCATGGTATTTACGGTTGAACCGGGTATTTACATTTCGTCAGATATTCCGGGGGTGCATAAGCGCTGGCATCATATCGGTGTGCGTATTGAAGACAATGTCCTGGTGACTGACAAGGGGCGTGATGTTTTGAGTCATAAAATACCCAAGACTGTTGTTGAAATCGAAGCTGTTATGGCGAAATAA
- a CDS encoding UPF0149 family protein yields MNQKSLPQYRELNQALSKTTLKLHPSQVHGLVSGILCGNPKSSAAWEELVTGGKDPAKTHEVLQALYEASMTQLDDFLFEFQLVLPPDSETLPIRAEALTLWCQGYLTGLKMAQIQIVDRDPGEMTEAINDLIEIAKMNYEEVVASEEDEAAYIELVEYVRMAVILIYQDMREEDASRKTASSSNHLH; encoded by the coding sequence ATGAATCAAAAATCATTACCTCAATACCGGGAGCTTAACCAGGCGCTCAGCAAAACCACATTGAAGCTGCACCCTTCACAGGTGCATGGTTTGGTCAGCGGCATTCTGTGCGGAAATCCCAAAAGCAGCGCCGCCTGGGAAGAATTGGTGACCGGGGGCAAGGACCCTGCAAAAACCCATGAAGTGTTGCAGGCGTTATATGAAGCGAGCATGACGCAATTAGATGATTTTTTATTTGAATTTCAGCTGGTCCTGCCGCCTGATTCGGAAACCTTGCCTATCCGCGCCGAAGCCCTGACACTCTGGTGCCAGGGGTATTTGACGGGCCTGAAGATGGCCCAGATCCAGATTGTGGACCGTGACCCTGGCGAGATGACGGAAGCCATCAATGACCTCATTGAAATCGCAAAAATGAATTATGAAGAAGTCGTGGCAAGTGAAGAGGATGAAGCGGCTTACATCGAACTGGTTGAATATGTGCGCATGGCTGTCATCCTGATTTATCAGGATATGCGGGAGGAGGATGCGAGCAGGAAAACTGCCAGCTCATCAAACCATCTCCATTAA
- a CDS encoding FAD-dependent monooxygenase, translating to MPRFDLVIVGGGLVGAGLAAALRHSGLRIAVIDSRRPSSDDPRLFALNNGSCQFLDNLHLWPRLSAHASPIQQVHVTRHGHFGSVRLRCEDVGLRNLGHVIPARHIEAALNETLLSLPACTLFRPARLQSLDQDDRMVQLTILTEEGEVSLSSLVVIGADGTDSTVRSQLHIKTEVIDYEQSAIVTRTALKRSHHHVAHERFLADGAVAMLPLPGEECATIWTASNHAVSELMSFSDEEFLKRLQDAFGYRLGRLQGITQRHVFPLRLVRAEKMVEQNVFLLGNSAHTLHPIAAQGFNLAVYEVAVLAEAILEKLQNQKCFTKEDLPEISALIQKQQATSIGVSHRLSTLFSTDSFLGGWPLQLGMMGLDMIMPVKKKFIEAIMGRTGRVPGLLLSDFYEKNLSA from the coding sequence ATGCCCCGTTTTGATCTGGTCATAGTCGGCGGAGGCTTGGTTGGCGCGGGGCTCGCGGCCGCGCTTCGTCATTCCGGATTGCGTATTGCCGTGATTGATTCCCGGCGGCCGTCCAGTGACGATCCCCGCCTGTTTGCCTTGAATAACGGCAGTTGTCAATTTCTGGATAATCTTCATCTCTGGCCCCGGCTTTCAGCGCATGCATCCCCTATTCAGCAAGTCCATGTGACCCGTCATGGACACTTCGGTTCAGTGCGGCTGCGGTGTGAAGATGTGGGTTTGCGTAATCTGGGTCATGTGATCCCGGCGCGGCATATTGAGGCGGCCTTGAATGAAACATTGTTGTCTTTGCCCGCGTGCACGCTTTTCCGCCCGGCTAGACTGCAGTCGCTTGATCAGGATGACAGGATGGTACAGTTGACAATCCTGACCGAAGAAGGCGAAGTGTCGCTGTCTTCGCTTGTCGTCATAGGGGCTGACGGGACTGATTCCACTGTGCGCTCGCAATTGCACATCAAAACGGAAGTGATTGATTATGAGCAAAGCGCCATAGTGACGCGAACCGCGCTAAAGCGTTCCCATCACCATGTCGCGCATGAACGGTTTCTCGCGGACGGTGCTGTTGCCATGCTGCCTTTGCCGGGAGAGGAATGCGCAACGATCTGGACGGCGAGTAATCATGCAGTTTCAGAACTGATGTCATTTTCAGATGAGGAATTTCTGAAACGGCTGCAGGATGCTTTTGGCTATCGGCTGGGGCGCTTGCAGGGCATAACACAAAGACATGTATTCCCGTTACGCCTGGTTAGGGCTGAAAAAATGGTTGAGCAAAATGTTTTTCTGCTGGGCAACTCGGCACATACCCTGCACCCTATCGCGGCGCAGGGATTCAACCTGGCTGTCTATGAAGTCGCCGTGCTGGCCGAGGCGATTCTGGAAAAGCTTCAGAATCAGAAATGCTTTACCAAGGAAGACTTGCCGGAAATCAGCGCGCTGATTCAAAAACAGCAGGCCACCAGTATCGGGGTATCCCATCGTCTCTCTACTCTTTTTTCCACGGATTCTTTTTTGGGCGGGTGGCCTTTGCAGCTTGGTATGATGGGGCTGGATATGATCATGCCTGTGAAAAAGAAATTTATTGAAGCCATTATGGGCCGGACAGGACGTGTACCGGGGCTATTATTGAGTGATTTCTATGAAAAAAACCTCTCGGCATGA
- a CDS encoding dihydrofolate reductase has product MQRPMLSAIAAMSDNRVIGSNNQLPWRLPADLRHFKTLTSGHPILMGRKTYESIGRPLPHRTNIIMTRNAALRIPGCIVVTSFKEALAHAAAEDKREVFIIGGAEIYQQSLPYLDRIYLTIVHENFSGDAFFPELDPKDWKQVAITTFAPDDENPYSYSFVTLEPVSKPAMLENPA; this is encoded by the coding sequence ATGCAACGCCCCATGCTTTCCGCGATCGCCGCCATGTCCGATAACCGCGTCATCGGCAGCAACAATCAATTGCCCTGGCGGCTGCCCGCAGATCTCAGGCATTTCAAGACCCTGACCAGCGGCCACCCTATTCTGATGGGACGAAAAACTTATGAGTCGATTGGCAGACCGCTGCCTCACCGCACCAACATCATCATGACGCGAAATGCCGCTCTAAGAATCCCGGGTTGTATTGTAGTCACCTCTTTCAAGGAAGCTCTCGCGCACGCGGCGGCCGAAGACAAGCGGGAAGTATTTATTATTGGCGGCGCGGAAATCTATCAGCAGTCGCTGCCTTATCTGGATCGTATTTATCTTACCATCGTGCATGAAAACTTCAGCGGCGACGCGTTCTTTCCCGAGCTGGACCCGAAAGACTGGAAACAGGTCGCAATTACCACTTTCGCGCCCGACGATGAAAATCCCTATTCATACAGTTTTGTTACCCTGGAACCCGTTTCAAAACCAGCCATGCTGGAAAATCCTGCCTGA
- a CDS encoding tetratricopeptide repeat protein, translating to MSIKRMLLLVGLSVLFAGCSTSRFYGSNSTAYSDSSAKSMGVRYLLGRGVEQSNEKAFYYFNQAAKDGDPFAQNEIAYMYAAGKGTARDYSKAFDWYKKAAAQGLASAQYNVGLFYLHGLGTPADKSQARMWFQKSAAHGFEPARVALSR from the coding sequence ATGTCCATTAAAAGAATGCTGTTATTGGTGGGATTATCGGTGTTATTTGCCGGCTGTTCAACCTCCAGGTTTTATGGATCCAATTCAACCGCCTACAGTGACAGCAGCGCCAAAAGCATGGGCGTACGGTATTTGCTGGGCCGAGGCGTTGAACAAAGCAATGAAAAGGCTTTTTATTATTTCAATCAGGCGGCGAAAGACGGCGACCCGTTTGCTCAAAATGAGATCGCGTATATGTATGCGGCGGGCAAAGGCACCGCCCGGGATTATTCCAAGGCTTTCGATTGGTATAAAAAGGCCGCCGCTCAGGGCCTTGCCAGTGCGCAATATAATGTAGGCTTGTTTTATCTGCATGGCCTGGGCACGCCGGCAGACAAGTCACAAGCCAGGATGTGGTTTCAGAAATCCGCGGCGCATGGTTTTGAGCCCGCCCGCGTAGCCCTTAGCCGCTGA
- a CDS encoding symmetrical bis(5'-nucleosyl)-tetraphosphatase yields MTIYAIGDIQGCFAELEKLLAEIRFNPQTDSLWFTGDLVNRGPDSLKVLRWIKALGEAQVAVLGNHDLHLLAVAYGVRSQHRGDTLDEILRAPDKIELIEWLRHRPLLHFDRAAGFVVTHAGLAPCWSLKLARELAHEAETALRGAAPEIFLKQMYGDLPDKWSDDLSGADRYRCIINYFTRMRFCYPDGRLDLSYKGEIAGKPRELLPWFEVPDRVNAGVKILFGHWAALNGNTSVPGLYALDTGCVWGNCLTALRLEDEKRFSVRCA; encoded by the coding sequence ATGACAATCTATGCGATTGGAGACATTCAAGGCTGTTTTGCCGAACTGGAAAAATTACTGGCTGAAATCCGCTTCAATCCGCAAACAGACAGCCTCTGGTTTACAGGAGACCTGGTGAACCGCGGCCCGGACTCGCTAAAGGTGCTGCGTTGGATCAAGGCGCTGGGAGAAGCGCAAGTCGCTGTGCTGGGCAATCATGACTTGCATTTGCTGGCAGTGGCGTACGGCGTTCGATCGCAGCACCGCGGTGATACGCTGGATGAGATTCTGCGCGCGCCTGATAAAATTGAATTGATCGAATGGCTGCGTCACCGCCCCTTGCTTCATTTCGACCGTGCTGCGGGATTTGTCGTGACTCACGCCGGCCTTGCTCCCTGCTGGAGCCTGAAGTTGGCGCGCGAACTGGCGCATGAAGCGGAGACCGCATTGCGCGGCGCCGCGCCAGAGATTTTTTTGAAACAGATGTATGGTGATCTGCCGGATAAATGGAGTGACGATTTGAGTGGTGCGGACCGTTATCGCTGCATTATAAATTATTTCACGCGCATGCGTTTTTGCTATCCGGATGGACGCCTGGATTTGTCTTACAAAGGTGAGATTGCCGGCAAGCCGCGCGAACTGCTTCCTTGGTTTGAAGTGCCGGACAGAGTCAATGCCGGAGTGAAAATCCTGTTTGGCCATTGGGCGGCGCTCAACGGTAACACGTCAGTACCCGGACTTTATGCGCTGGATACCGGCTGTGTGTGGGGGAATTGTCTGACCGCCCTGCGGCTGGAAGATGAAAAGCGGTTTAGTGTGCGTTGCGCGTGA